Proteins from a single region of Massilibacterium senegalense:
- the cas8c gene encoding type I-C CRISPR-associated protein Cas8c/Csd1, which translates to MQQLGKVYDNNIMQVGEFEQRHNQRITLLPVSHVMQSAQIEILVSRNGDFVSAKVVDKENARTIVPVTLASANRTSTSVPHYVHDKLCYVAGDYVKYGGATNRQGYFNDYLQQMRSWVQDEEIPDRIISIYKYIKKGTIIEDLIKYQILPTDGTGMVVQKWTTSHGKTKPDIYNVITGEVLDAFVRFDVVHKTTKEPVVWEDKQLFDAFIQYLQKTYDGKEGYCYVTGEKTILTTKHGSRVRNAGDMSKLISSNDNSGYTYRGRFSKSTEAVQIGYGISQKSHHALRWLFQRQGMNVDSRYFVTFGVEKPKVVDPFGSSFDFLKESAPDKETEIFTEEFIAEALNRAIQGYKIEIAKEDVENIIVMAVDAATSGRLAIVYYQHLHTDSFLQGIKHWHQTCRWLQVVKEKDTKKIRRFVGTPSTYHIVEAVYGSKADSRIKKELYTRLLPCIVERKEIPKDIVRLIYSRVKNPASFKGLKESWEATLNIACALINKQYEGEGYSLALQEDNLSRDYLFGRLLGVAEVMERRILKNRDEKRATNATRYFNAFSQHPARTWMVIRRQLTPYFERLGADATSYNKLIQSIEDHLTIENMTNKPLGPVFLLGYSSQVQDMYKKKEEK; encoded by the coding sequence ATGCAACAATTAGGTAAAGTTTATGATAATAACATCATGCAAGTCGGTGAGTTTGAGCAAAGACATAATCAGCGTATTACTCTATTGCCTGTATCACATGTTATGCAAAGTGCCCAAATTGAAATCTTAGTAAGTAGAAATGGAGATTTTGTGAGTGCAAAGGTAGTAGATAAAGAAAATGCCCGTACGATTGTTCCTGTAACTTTAGCTTCTGCTAATCGCACAAGTACAAGTGTTCCTCATTATGTCCATGATAAATTATGTTATGTTGCAGGTGACTATGTAAAATATGGAGGAGCTACGAACAGACAAGGGTACTTTAACGATTATCTCCAACAAATGAGAAGTTGGGTACAAGATGAAGAAATACCAGATCGTATTATATCTATTTATAAGTATATTAAAAAGGGTACTATTATAGAAGATTTAATAAAATACCAAATTTTACCTACGGATGGGACTGGTATGGTTGTTCAAAAATGGACAACTTCCCACGGTAAAACAAAACCTGATATTTATAATGTAATTACCGGAGAAGTGCTTGATGCTTTTGTACGTTTTGATGTAGTCCATAAAACTACTAAAGAACCTGTTGTATGGGAAGATAAGCAATTATTTGATGCATTTATTCAATACCTTCAAAAGACGTACGATGGTAAAGAAGGATATTGTTATGTAACAGGTGAAAAAACAATTTTAACAACTAAACATGGTTCAAGAGTTCGGAATGCAGGTGATATGTCTAAACTTATTTCTTCAAACGATAATAGTGGATACACTTATCGAGGGCGCTTTTCTAAATCAACTGAAGCGGTGCAAATAGGGTATGGAATTTCTCAGAAATCTCACCATGCGTTACGATGGTTATTTCAGCGTCAAGGCATGAATGTTGATTCTCGTTATTTTGTGACATTTGGAGTTGAAAAACCTAAAGTAGTAGATCCATTTGGAAGTTCTTTTGACTTTTTAAAAGAAAGTGCTCCAGATAAGGAGACAGAAATTTTTACAGAAGAGTTTATTGCTGAAGCATTAAATCGAGCAATACAAGGATATAAAATTGAAATTGCAAAAGAAGATGTTGAAAATATTATTGTGATGGCGGTAGATGCTGCTACATCAGGGCGTTTAGCTATTGTATATTATCAACATTTACATACTGATTCGTTTTTACAAGGAATTAAGCATTGGCATCAGACTTGTCGATGGTTACAAGTGGTTAAAGAAAAAGACACAAAAAAAATTAGACGTTTTGTTGGAACGCCTTCAACCTATCACATTGTGGAAGCAGTTTATGGAAGTAAAGCAGATTCTCGAATTAAAAAAGAACTGTATACACGTTTACTTCCATGTATTGTGGAAAGAAAAGAGATACCAAAAGATATTGTGCGTTTAATTTATAGTCGTGTTAAAAATCCAGCGAGTTTTAAAGGTTTGAAGGAGTCATGGGAAGCAACTTTAAATATTGCTTGTGCACTTATTAATAAACAATATGAAGGTGAGGGATATTCATTGGCACTACAAGAAGACAATTTATCACGTGATTATTTATTTGGTCGCCTCCTAGGAGTAGCAGAGGTGATGGAACGTAGAATTTTAAAAAATCGTGATGAAAAACGTGCAACGAATGCAACTCGTTATTTTAATGCTTTCTCTCAGCATCCAGCACGAACTTGGATGGTCATTCGTCGACAATTAACGCCATATTTTGAGCGTCTAGGTGCTGATGCAACATCTTACAATAAGCTTATTCAATCTATTGAAGATCATTTAACAATAGAAAATATGACAAATAAGCCGTTAGGACCAGTATTTTTACTCGGATATAGTAGTCAAGTACAAGATATGTATAAAAAGAAGGAGGAAAAATAA
- the cas5c gene encoding type I-C CRISPR-associated protein Cas5c, whose product MRNQIEFMVYGKYALFTDPVTRIGGEKFTYQIPTYQALKGIAESIYWKPTILWYIDEVRVMKSIQTEVKGIRPIKYQNSSNDLAYYTYLREPVYQVRAHFEFNEHRPDLAFDRNENKHHNIAKRSVERGGRRDIYLGTRECQGYVEACTFGEGKGFYDDYGEVSFGPMFHGFSYPDENENGELQARIWVPTMKDGVIKFIRPELCDVIRTIKKGKLKSFKQDVNFTDVDKEYEVIFKEVKR is encoded by the coding sequence ATGAGAAATCAGATTGAATTCATGGTATATGGAAAATATGCTTTATTTACAGATCCTGTAACGCGTATTGGTGGTGAAAAATTCACATATCAAATTCCTACTTATCAAGCATTAAAAGGAATTGCTGAGTCCATTTATTGGAAACCTACTATTTTATGGTATATCGATGAAGTGCGTGTCATGAAGTCAATTCAAACTGAAGTCAAAGGTATACGCCCTATAAAATATCAAAATAGCTCAAATGACTTAGCGTACTACACATATTTACGTGAGCCAGTTTATCAAGTACGTGCTCATTTTGAATTTAATGAACATCGTCCAGATTTAGCATTTGATCGAAACGAGAATAAACACCATAATATTGCCAAACGTTCTGTTGAGCGTGGTGGACGCCGGGATATTTATTTAGGTACGCGAGAATGTCAAGGTTATGTAGAAGCGTGTACATTTGGTGAAGGTAAGGGTTTTTATGACGATTATGGTGAAGTTAGTTTTGGTCCGATGTTTCACGGGTTTTCGTATCCTGATGAAAATGAAAATGGTGAATTACAAGCAAGAATCTGGGTGCCAACGATGAAGGATGGAGTGATTAAATTTATTCGCCCTGAACTTTGCGATGTTATCCGTACAATTAAAAAAGGAAAATTAAAGTCTTTTAAACAAGATGTTAATTTCACAGATGTTGATAAAGAATACGAGGTGATATTTAAGGAGGTAAAACGGTGA
- a CDS encoding CRISPR-associated helicase/endonuclease Cas3 translates to MLIAHIRQGDFERQYVQDHLDEVAVLARKYGTFVGFGAHAELAGFLHDMGKFTKEFTRYIENAVLHNQIDTKKIDHSTAGAKYLYERYYGKNQLQNFVVETIGMAILSHHAGMQDFIQLDLTPSDYFRRVSNEELPYYDEVVKNFERIEGNAQRVAELIQEANQEMNAFFKKIKRKKHPITYFSYMQKLVFSCLIDADRTNTRCFEEKESLPFDDYSSVFEQGYIYLMEQINRWKGNEKKINQLRTRMSENCDTIAEKQSSIYTLSIPTGGGKTYASLRYALKHAKLYNKSRIFYVVPYTTILEQNAQAVRKIIQQPDGVLEHHANIIDDTSLDAEQDYYRIKHHKQLQLGRDNWDYPIIFTTMVQFLDTFFQKGTRKSRRLHNLANSVIVFDEVQSVPYKHFALFNTAVNFLNTIGNSSILLCTATQPAVAEMDYPIELTECSEIVPELEHVVKAFERVQIHNHVIPQGYDSEEIAKFVNELMITRQSVLIILNTKKAVKKVYEALERYNHSNIYHLSTAMCPAHRTKKLDDIKEKLGKVPVVCISTQLIEAGVDISFEVVIRSLAGLDSIAQAAGRCNRNSEREKGDVYVIRAVDEKLTKIPEIRIGAEVTSNYILREELYKNAMLCPEAINTYFQHFDQQAKREINRVPKGLTYELIHFIDGFFDQKIKKQNQSNSMFKTLEQHFEAIDNKTTAVLVPYGKGKEIIASLNEELHDLKEFNTLLKHAQQYSVNLYENELRELNNAGLLAPLYNNTLYYIQESAYSDSFGVSFDGNQTQSFYSY, encoded by the coding sequence ATGTTAATTGCTCATATTCGTCAAGGTGATTTTGAAAGGCAGTATGTACAAGATCACTTAGATGAAGTTGCAGTATTGGCTAGGAAGTATGGGACTTTTGTTGGTTTCGGAGCACATGCAGAGTTAGCTGGATTTTTACATGATATGGGTAAATTTACCAAAGAGTTTACAAGATATATAGAAAATGCAGTTTTACATAATCAAATTGATACGAAAAAAATTGACCATTCGACTGCTGGGGCTAAATATTTATATGAAAGGTACTATGGTAAAAATCAATTGCAAAATTTCGTTGTGGAAACAATTGGTATGGCAATTTTATCACATCATGCTGGCATGCAAGATTTTATCCAACTTGATCTAACCCCCTCTGACTATTTTCGTCGTGTAAGTAATGAAGAACTTCCTTATTATGATGAGGTGGTAAAAAATTTTGAAAGAATTGAAGGGAATGCACAGCGTGTTGCAGAGTTAATACAAGAGGCCAATCAAGAAATGAATGCTTTTTTTAAAAAAATAAAGAGAAAAAAGCATCCTATTACATATTTTAGTTATATGCAAAAGCTAGTTTTTAGCTGTTTAATTGATGCAGATCGTACAAATACACGATGTTTTGAAGAAAAAGAGTCTCTTCCTTTTGATGATTATTCATCTGTGTTTGAACAAGGTTATATCTATTTAATGGAGCAAATAAATAGATGGAAAGGAAATGAAAAAAAAATCAATCAACTACGAACAAGAATGTCTGAAAATTGCGATACTATAGCAGAAAAGCAATCGTCAATTTACACATTATCTATCCCGACAGGTGGTGGTAAGACGTACGCTAGTTTACGGTATGCGTTGAAACATGCAAAATTATATAACAAGTCGCGTATATTTTATGTTGTGCCCTACACGACAATTTTAGAACAAAATGCACAAGCGGTACGCAAAATTATTCAGCAACCAGATGGTGTGTTAGAGCATCATGCAAATATAATTGATGATACGTCACTAGATGCCGAGCAAGATTATTACCGTATAAAGCACCATAAACAATTACAATTAGGACGTGATAATTGGGATTATCCCATTATTTTCACAACAATGGTACAGTTTTTAGATACCTTTTTTCAGAAAGGTACTCGTAAAAGTCGTCGACTTCATAATTTAGCAAATTCTGTTATTGTGTTTGACGAAGTTCAATCCGTTCCTTATAAACATTTTGCATTATTCAATACTGCTGTGAATTTTTTAAATACGATTGGAAATAGTAGTATTTTACTTTGTACCGCAACCCAACCTGCCGTAGCTGAGATGGACTATCCAATTGAATTAACAGAGTGTTCGGAAATAGTACCTGAACTAGAACATGTAGTGAAGGCTTTTGAAAGAGTTCAAATTCATAATCATGTGATTCCTCAAGGATATGATTCTGAAGAAATTGCAAAATTTGTTAATGAATTAATGATAACGCGTCAGTCTGTATTAATTATATTAAATACAAAAAAAGCTGTAAAAAAAGTATATGAAGCTTTAGAAAGATATAATCACTCAAATATTTATCATTTGAGTACTGCTATGTGTCCAGCTCACCGTACAAAAAAGTTAGATGACATTAAAGAGAAATTAGGTAAGGTGCCAGTCGTTTGTATTAGTACTCAACTTATTGAAGCAGGGGTAGATATTAGTTTCGAAGTCGTGATTCGTTCGTTAGCAGGACTTGATTCAATTGCACAAGCAGCAGGACGTTGTAATCGTAATAGCGAGAGAGAAAAGGGTGATGTTTATGTGATTCGTGCTGTTGATGAAAAATTAACAAAAATTCCTGAAATTCGTATTGGTGCTGAGGTGACTTCAAATTATATTTTACGAGAAGAATTATATAAAAATGCGATGCTTTGTCCCGAAGCTATTAATACATATTTTCAGCATTTTGATCAGCAAGCAAAACGTGAAATTAATCGTGTCCCAAAAGGATTAACATATGAATTAATCCATTTTATTGATGGCTTTTTTGATCAAAAAATAAAAAAGCAAAACCAGTCTAATTCAATGTTTAAAACACTGGAACAACATTTTGAAGCTATCGATAATAAAACAACAGCTGTTCTTGTTCCGTATGGAAAAGGAAAGGAGATTATTGCATCTTTAAATGAGGAATTACATGATCTAAAAGAATTTAATACTTTATTAAAACATGCTCAACAATATAGCGTAAATTTGTACGAGAATGAGTTGCGTGAATTAAATAACGCTGGACTATTAGCACCACTTTATAATAACACACTATATTACATACAAGAATCTGCCTATAGTGATAGTTTTGGTGTCTCATTTGATGGTAATCAAACTCAGAGTTTTTACTCATATTAA